The Primulina eburnea isolate SZY01 chromosome 12, ASM2296580v1, whole genome shotgun sequence genome includes the window AGACTCCGTTAACATGGTAACCTACCCATCTGAATTAATTGTAAAATTTGTGATCGCATGTGGGACTTATTTGGACACACAGAAAAATGTTTTTcataattcatcaatcaaattcgtGGGTATGCGGTAAAACATGTTTTTTGGTTGAATTAAGGCATCTACTAATCAACTTCATGATATCATAGTGTTTGCACAATGTTTATGGAATGCGGGCGTGTGTGCTAAAAACACCAATTgtgtgtaaaaaaaaaaagataaaaaatcTATTGTCTAAAATTCATACAAAGTGAATCTCAAATTTGATCGTTGGTTCTAATCTCTTTTATGATCACTAGAAGAAAGATAGTAAAAACAAAGCACGTTTAGGACCGACAATGGCAGCGACAAAGTAAGATAAGAACGGAATTCCAAAGTTACCGCCATCAGATTTCGAAAATAAGCTGCTCTGCTTTAAAAAGATTGAGGTTCGCTGTAATTGACATATATATGATTACTAGAAAATGCTCTACTAAAAGAAAGGAAAACTTTTCTCAAGACTGCGAGCCCGTTTGGTAGAGCATTTTCTAGTAATCATATATATGTCAATTACAgcgcattttttttttaaaaaaaattaaaaaagcacATAGTTAAAAACAAGTTAAAATAagcactttttttttaaaaaaagcacaTAGTTAAAGAAGCCCACCCAAAcaagttaaaaattaaaaaagcacTTTTTTAATTGTAGCTTCTTATACCAAACGGGCTCTGCATCTCCTTCTCCTGTGAAAGAATAAGACGAtataatagataaaataatgaaatgattaagagagaaatgataaaaataatgattgaagtagataatgataaaataatattatgtttggtatgattgtTAAGAATGAGATAAATAATAATCTTTTGATGAATTGAAGAAATTGCCGTTCCAGTTTTGTGGCGGTGGTGGTTGACAGTGGTTGGCCAGCCGGAAGCGGCGGCGACGGCGACGGTGGTCCGTCTATCTGTCGATGGTCGGCCGACAGGAGGAAGGGGTGGTCGGCGGCGGTCGGCGACAGTGGCGGTGGTGGCGGTCGGCGACGGTCGGTGGCGGGCGGCAGCGAGGGTGGTCGTCCGGCGGCCGGTAGATGGAAGTGGTAGTGAGTTTTGATTTAGGAGAAGAGTAAAATTAGAAAAATATGATGAAATAAGGGtgagataaataatcctaggagTGATTATCTTATCACACCTAATATAAATTAATCATTCGTAAGAGTGATTGACTTGATTAAATAAAAAACGTACTAAACATGTGATTATGTGGTTTAAAAAAACTCCAATCAAAGGTAGCCTTAGAGTGGATAAAGATACCACCAAGTTCCAAACATTTCTTATGATCCTTGTGAAGCACGTTGGGCAGAAGTTATTTGTAATTTGTAAAGTACAGGAATAACAATAATGTGAATCGCATAGAAACCTTGTGCAAATTCTGATATAAATTTCATCTCTGGCCACTTATTTTAAGTTGTCATATCAATGGACTTATATatacaaattatatatatatatatatatatatatatatatatatatatatatatatatatatataattggagGTGAAGGTATTCACAACGGGCTTGTGGCAATGGACTTGTACAATTCTGATAACACCGGCACTTGTGAATATTATGTAAATAAGTATCTTTTAAATTGCGTAGTtcttttgtgaaaaatccgAAATGCcacaaattataatttataatcaTAGATTTAAAAGTTCTACTAAATCTAATTCAACTTATATTCCAACACCCCGGAATAAATAGTGAATTAAATGAAAATCACTTCAATTaactcgtttttttttttaattctgtTTCTTACCAGCGAGTCTACGATTCCAATTCCAACATCCCAATAGGAACCATCGACGTACGTGTCTAACATGCAAGCTTCCCATGCAACACGTTACACCCTCACCTCCACCACGTACCCTCCTCCCCCGACTCTACTTAAACAGCCTTCTCTTCCCTTCGATTCCAGTCTTTGATTAACCGCTTCACAAGATTCAAAGAAAATGGCCGACCGGTACCCGCAAGACACGCAGCAGCCGCAAACCAGGCAGCAGCAGCCGCGCAGCCACCAGGTTGTGAAAGCTGCCACCGCCGTCACAGCTGGTGGCTCGCTGCTCATCCTCTCCGGCCTCACGGTGGCTGCAACCGTCATTCTCCTGACGATAGCGACCCCTCTGTTGGTGATATTCAGCCCGGTGCTTGTTCCTGCTGCTGGTACAATCTTCTTGCTGTGTTCGGGGTTTTTGGCCTCGGGAGGATTCGGGGTGGCGGCTATCAGTGTATTGTCTTGGATTTACGGGTATGTGACTGGAAAACACCCTCCGGGGGCGGATTCTCTGGACCAGGCGCGGTGGAAACTGGCGGGAAAGGCAAGGGAGATGAAGGACCGAGCGGAACAGTATGGGCAACAAGCTTCTGCCTGATTTTTATGTGTTGCATTGCATGGCTCTGAATCTTTAAGTTCTAGAGAAATTATCCGTCTTCAGTTGATTTTTCAGGTGCTAGCTAGATCGATGTTGATGTTCTTAATTTTCTTTGATGcgtttgtgtgtgtgttggcCGTTGGGGACGGCAGGTTGCAAAATAATCTCAGGGCTATTATTATCGAATCGATCAATAATaaagttaatatttttattacaccagtctcaaattttaattttctatgATGCGTTTGTTATGTTTCGATTCAAATTTGTCGCATTGCCAACCATTTCGTTcttattgttattttttttttccaaatttgaAATTGAGGACAAATCATATGAGATGCCGATGCATGCTGCATATCACAACTATTTTATTTGGGTTCAAATTACAATCCTTGATTAAAAGAATGTGTTCTGAATTAGTGAAGGCATCACAAATTACCGAAACTACCAAGTTTTATGTTAAACTAAGTAAGAAACTAATAAATGTTGCACGGATGGAAAACTGTGGTACGTTTGGTGGAACAAATTTGAGATGTAGTCGAGAAAATTAATGTTTTATGCTGAGGTCTAAAATATATCTAGCACACACAGAAAGAAGTCATAATGTTATGTTTGGATTCAAGAACTTGAATTTTGGGGGGATTCCGCAGGAACTTGAAAATTCTATTACAAtagtaataaataaattaaaagttaaaagagaaataaaataaatatttaaaaagaaGGATTTCAATTCATGACTTTCATGATTTATTCCAAAGAAGTAAGctatatttaaatattgaacCAAACAACTCAATGGTCATCACGGTTGTCAATcaaacaatatttattaacgTAAAATCAATCAACTGCAAATCATCCCCGATTAAAAGGCAAGCACAAATCATCATAatacatatttaaaaaaaaaacaaaagtagAATAAAAAAGTGCCATCGTTCTTTGGCCAGCTGCTTGCAAACAATATGACATTTCTACCTGAGACAAAAAAATGAAGACAAGTAATACAACCAGAGCAAGCAACCCGTTGTAATAGCGACGGCCGGCCATTAAGAAGAGCAGCAGCCACTCTTCTGGCCTACGGGTTGTCCCCGGATCTGCACAGTTGGTggccttgcattgcttgatgcAGGTGTCGATGCCATCCTGTAATTTTAGTGAGGCATGTGGGAAACATAGCATTAATACCGATGAATATTCAATTCAATAGTATAGGAACGTGCAAATTTTCCGGTTAACATTGAATTGGTATGAGTTACAGATCAACTAATTTGGTCAGCTAAAGAACCTGTTCTTGATGTCAGCAGACATAGCCATGAAAGCCTCCTCAACGTTAGTAGCATTTTTTGCACTTGTCTCCATGAATGGAATTCCAATTTCATCAGCGAATGCCTGTTACAAAACAAATATGCATATCTGAGTGAACCAACCAGCCTAAAGCAAAATAGTAGGAATCTTGATTGATGGGATTGTACCTTAGCTGTTTCATAAGGCACAGCTCTATTATCAGCGAGGTCGCACTTGTTTCCTACTAAGAGTTTGTTCACATTTTCACTGGCATATCGATCAATTTCACTCAACCATTGCTTCACATTATTAAAGCTTTCTTGGTCGGTGACATCATAAACTATCTGCCGTAAAATTTCAATCAAGAAAAGATGCATAATGAAACCTGTTTGCTAGAGGTCAGGCAACTTGGAGATAACTTACTATAATTCCATGAGCCCCACGATAATAGCTACTAGTTATAGTTCTGAACCGTTCTTGACCAGCGGTGTCCCACTGCAAGTGAAATTAATgaaaaaggaaaggaaaaaCAGGAGTGTGACCAAACCTTGTTGGAGCTAAACCACGCAAGGAATTTTTGGGTAAAAGGTTAAAAAGTAAATTCATAGCCAATATTCGTGAATGCATTGCCTCTTGTGATATATTCACATGATTTCCAGCAATCAAAAGTTTAGTTGTAATAAAACAAATGACAGAATAGGAATACTGGGAGGTAAGGGCTTCTAGACAATTTACAGAGTGTAATGAAAGCTTTGAGTACAAAAAATCTGAGTAGCAGTTCTCATTCCTTGGGTCACTTTTTACTTTCATACCAAAAGCTTAACTTCATTAAAATTTCATAAGACGAAAAACAAATAACGTACTAGTGGCACACCCAAAAAACACTCCAATGTAGGATAAAAGAGTAATTTCTTCTTAAAAAACAATCACCAAAATCATCCTTAGGAATTTCAACGAGTGTATTTTACATAGTGAATGTTATATCAGTCTGCACCAGGAATGAAAGCAAACGAGTTGAGAATATTGGAAATTTTTTCTACTTCATGATCGGGTTTGATCAAAGCTCTGAAAAACTACCCAATCTGGTCTCGAGCGTAACACAATCTACTGTTCGAACTTCTAATAGGTTTGTTATACATATTTCAATCATTATTGTAAAATCGTGTTCTAAGAAACAGTATCGGGACCCATCCTTCTTAAATCACAACCCTTGTTTCCGAGATGAATAAAAGACAGAGACGAGAGCCCACCCTCCAAGtttcaaacaaaacaaaaatcaaCCTCATCCCCAATTCAAAAACATATTCATAAAGAGATGCCCCTTTTAGGTTTCAACGAGTGATGAATGAGAAAGTGAGAACAAGAAGagaatgaaattttttttgtaactaatcaaaatattataaatttcacCAGAGAAGGCAAATAAAAAGTCGGTAGTCTCTCTGTAATAGAGTATCACCTAGAGTATGCAGAAAAACTACAAAAAATTGAAGTGGCATAGCAGTTGAAGGCTATAAAATTGTATAtctaataattaaacataaaatgGTACAAAGAGTAAATAATTGGAGTTAATTAAGAGTCCAGTAGCAGCTCTAAGGCCATCGCTCAAGTTCGGCTTGAAAACAGAGGAATTCTCAAGTTCAACTACAGTTCGGTAAATTTAAATTAGATTCAAATATTCTTCAAAATCAGCTCAAAAAATTCATGAACCAACTCAAAGAAGAAGAATGCACATTTATTTTGATTATTCGAAATAGAAAACAGTGAAAGTAAATAGATAGAAATCCACCGGAGATAGACAACAATATAACTCTTGGTGGATAAGAATGATgaatcaagtcaagaatcttaCAATCTGAAGTTTAATAGTCTTTCCATCTTGCTCCACCGTGCGTATTTTCTGTAGaagttaaaaaaatcatttctgtAGAAGTTAAAAAAATCAGACCCTGACTGAGCCAGGTAAgcagatttttcaaaagaatgACCCTTACAAAGTCAACACCAATTGTGCTGATGTAACTGTCCAAGTATGAATCATCCTGTATGAAAAACCGTCAACATTCAGTCACAGACccaaattctttttttttataagaaacgatatattaataataataaagtgcCAAATTACATTAGTGGACTAGTGATCCACTAAATCAAGAAGTGTCACAGACCCAAATTCACAAGTTGATCCATTCAAAACAAAAAAGACAAATTCATTATACTGAGGAATAATAGTTTCATCACAAGACACAAATTCTGAATCAACTCATTTCATACCTCCAGAATAAAAGAATTGAGAAATTTTTTATCAATTAGTCAAACCAACAGCGCCCTCAGGAAATTCATGGTTAAATTTCATGGTTGTCCATTAATGTCACTCCATTGCCAACAGAGAAATTCAATAGGAAACCAATGGTGACGTAAATAATGTTCAACTGGAAATGCGGCTTAAAATAACTCCACCGAGTAAAAATTTCTGTTATATTGTCATTCTCTagctaaagaaaaaaaaattagaaatcgAGTTATAATGTTGTCATCTGGCCAACAATAGCAATTCTTTGCACCTGATTGCTGAGTGTAGGAGTACCAACTTAAAAATAGAGACAACCATAGTTACACAAAATGCTTGATGCTTACAGCAAATCTCAAGAGAAGACATGACTTGCCAACACCAGAATCTCCAATTAAAAGAAGTTTGAACAAGTAATCACTGCAAGAAACATCACATGTTAAAGAATATTCATCCTATATAAGATGCCAAATACTAATATAGAAGTCTAAAAGCTGCATGTCCATAGTCCAGATAAACAGATGTAGACAGGGTATTGCAATGCTCTATAGAATATTTCTGGATGCCTAAAAAAGTACTATGCGTTCCTACATATTACTGGATCACTCATGTCTCAACCATTTCAGTGTTTTGAGAATCTTAGGACTCGCAATTGCTAAAGTTTTTATTTTTGCTTCATTAGAATTGCTGGAGCCAGCTATGGGGAAGATAAATTCTAAGATAAAGTCTATTACTAGCTACACTCCAGGGCTCAATTGATTTGTTCCCAAAAGCACATTTAAGGGATCTACCATTATCACATCAAGAGcaaaattcaataaaattcgAACAGATTACAAACAGAAAATTACAGATCCACTCTAATCCGAAACAAGAATAAGCGAAAATGAAATTCGACAAAGCCCCATCATCTTttagataattttaatttatctaATTCGTAAAGTGAGAAAGATTTACTATTCAGGAGTCATGATTCGATGCAGCGATTCGACTCTGATGTCGGGATATTCTCCTCCCAACTGACGGGGATCGACGGAGATTGAGAATCGTCGCCGGAGTAGTTGACCACCGGTTTACGCTGAGAAGGTAGTTGAAAAGCTTGAGCTAGGAGGGTAAAtggaatatttatttattgaaaCATAGAGTATTTATATATCGAAACATAATCAGTCTTCTAAAAAGGGCCTCAATGTTCGTAGACGGACTTCACTCGTTTTACGttttatttcatcctactcaTATGGACATTGTTcccatgataggatggatgaccaagatttgtccatgtatatataatacccgcttttttttaaattgtatgTGTGACAAGATCTTACCCGTCGAAATGAAGTGAGGGTAGTGCCCACATAGGTAGAATCTCATCTACCCTCATTTACcatatcaaattttaaaaatcgtcTAACATAAGCACTTAAACGATAGATGACGGATGATCGTTCATCACTCTTTAGAACATTGAATACAATAATCAATTTTCTAAAAGGCTCATCTAGGTTCATAGACGGATCGCACTCATATACCAtctcaatttttaaaaattgtctAGCATAAGCACTTAAGCGATAGATGACGGGTGATTGTTTACCGCTCTTTAGAATACTGaatacaataataataaaactaaTGTTATTTCgtattttatttgtttatcagTGCTATTGTTTGTAAATCTTTACCAATgactattttatttttatttttaaaacaatgTATGGAGATGAGTAAAAATGCTAAATAATCTCCACATTaaaaaacttaaccaaatagttTTGACAGTGTAACGCTGTCTACCAAGTACTAAAAAGTCTTCAGTTGCTTTATTTCAAACTTTAGAAGGCTCGAAGGGAGAAAGAGAGTTGTGTGGAGTGAGAATTGAACTTACACCTATTTAAAGCTGAAGTTGGTTTTAGGTCGCTTAATTTTCGATTTGGGAAAATGTGACATGTTGAGGTTAATGAGATGTTATCTGTAGGGTAATACTCAAATCATGTGTCGAGTTGTCCATATCTAAACGTATGGGCATAATTAATGTTATAGTTCTGACGTGGTAAAACATGAGTCATTAGATCTACGATTAGAATATTATCCTAAGGGTAGTTTGAACTCTTCCGTTGTATAGTCGGATATGACAAGTTGGTTCGCGGCTAGTTCAAGAAACTACCATAGTTGAGGATCGCGTTTTCGCGTCCAATATATAGTAGAAATTTAAAACTTTTGTAATAAAAATGATTTGGGCGCTCAAATGGATAATAAATTAGAACGTGCATAGGGAGTTCATAAATTATATCGGTTTATCGATCTTGAATAGCTTTTACAATGTCAGTTTAATATTACTGAATAATCATtataatggttttttttttccatcaACAAATGATCTTAAATTATCCTAATTAGGTAGTTCTTTTATAAAAGATTCTAAAAAACATGAAGCACGGCACGACATCGAGACCAACATTTAAACATGAGAAGCTTAAGAAAGATTAGTCGGAGatcaaattaaattttttgtatATTTTCAATTATATCTAAAAaaacaatatataaaataatatatataaacatataaaatttaaggccatttgtataaattttccaGTTCTATATAGCACAAAAGTttcaaaattataataattaatattttttacaatTAGTATGTAAGTTTAATATTTACTTttgtaaaagaaaatattaatatattaaatattaatgtcGAAAGTCAAAAGCTTGCTCATTACTTATCATTAGGCATGTTTAATAAGCTTAATCTCTCTTTTGACCATTTGATCATGCCTTTGTGCAAATGGTTATATTTTGATTTACATACGCTTTGCATTTAATCTCGTGTTTTAGAATATTATCGCTAATTGATCAGCGAATCAAATCGCTTATACTTTAAAGAGGACGATctaaaaaatattagaaataatTAGTGGTTCTCATTTTTCATAACGTAttcttgtataatatttttttatgataaatttgatttatattcaaataagGAGATATCATAATTGTAAAACTTAATAAAAAGTCATTCTATGACACCATTGGAATTGTCTCTATTTTATGTCTACACTTAATAATAGTAATAGAcataaaatatcaaattatatagttgttatttcatatatatatatatattgagtcTTTAGAAGACAGATAAATATTTTGACATTTCGCATTTCGATtcctcaaaaataaatattcatgaGAAGAAAATAGAAATTATCGATTCCCCGCAAATATTTGGAAGACAAATATTTATGATTATACCTTTAGATATTAAGTAATAAGTATAATAAATTTCTAGTTTTTTCAGTATACTGCAGTCCTTATAAAACTACATACActtaaataatcaaatattacaaatatatatagctaGGCCACCATGTGAGAATCCCAATCCTAACCATTTTTTCTCGAGTGAGTTCTTTATTTTAAcgcaaaaaattgtgtgagatggtctcacggatcgtattttgtgagacgaatatcttatttgggtcatcaatgaaaaagtattactttttatgctaaaagtcggtaaggttgacccgtctcacagataaaaattcgtgaaatcgtctcacaagagacatactcttatTCTATTATAGGCTAGGATAAAATTGTTATGCCCCGAAATCATAGCATGATACATAAATGTTGTTTaacaatcatatcatcgtaaaACAATAAACATCATTGCATAGTATATATAAATAACTCAAAATAGTATCATCTTTACAATGAAAAACTTTagaaaaaacaaaataacatTGATGAATTGTTttataacttaaattaaataacaaaaTAGAACTTAAGACAAGTCTAAAATCTCGATTCTTCTTCACCAACCCAAAAAATATATTGTTAATCATTCTCGATTTAttcttcgttcttatttgagGAGAAAGAGTAAGGGGGTGAATGTTTGAGAAAACACTCAACACGCAAAAGACACTCGAtgcacaatatatatataatatatatgaataCATAGACATACCATAACAAATCACATGTATAACATTGATATTTCATCTTATTTATCATGGTTTACTAATTAGTCTCTAATTAGTAATCCTATGAGGGGGCGAGGAAACGGTTTTATGCACACCATGTAAAGGTCATATATAACAGGTTTCTACTCACCGTATAGGGGTCATATgaggttttatacccactgtgCCCATATCAAACTTGAATCATGACAGTGCTTGGAATTCATTCTTATAAAAAAACAGAACAAAAGAAGCATGCATGATCGGATCTTTCAAAAGCATATATATAGATTTTAAAACAATAAGCTCACTTACAAAACATGCAAAagtttatatgtatatattgatCGACTTATTTTGTACATCTTTTATCTTGAAATTTACATCTTAATAAATGTATACCAATTTCGAAATTCATGTATTTATCTAGTTGAACTTTCGAATTTCATGGACACAAACCCATACAACTTGAAAATTTATCCAATACAATTTCGAGTATTAAAAATATCAAGTTTAAAAATTTGCGAGTTTtaccaaaaaaaattcaaggaaATCAAACATACGATTTTAGTGCTCATACTAGTTGTAAGACCAAACACTTATTATTGTACAACAATCTAACAGAAATATCATGTTCTTGCAAACAACAGCAAGCAAGGATCAACATCATTAGCCGAATGACTAGAACTTCTAACACTATGAACACAAATTCCTCTAAGAAAAACCAAAACATAAGCCCAAAACTGTGTTTTCCTAATACATTCTCCCATTGCAATTGCTTGAACCACAAAAGCAAGGCTTCTTCTTAATATTTCCGTTCACATCGTAAACTCGATCTATCTTGTAATTGTAATTATATGTAAGCTCGTGTGAAGCAGGGATGTTCTTGGTTGCAAAAAACATTATGTGGGGCATTTTCTTGTCATGGTGATCATAAAGAACCTCTTGAGCAAACATGTTAGGAGAACAACTATGGTTGACAAATCTACCAACGTTTCCGAACTTACCAGCATCAATAGCAAACAAGTCATGGTTTCTTGAATCAACAAGGCCTTCAAATTCTCCATCTTCACCATGATCATCACCAATATCAAAGAGGTATTCATCTTCTCCGATTCTTTGTTCGGCCTCCTTCTCTTGTAGCAACTCTCCGATATATTCGCATATGA containing:
- the LOC140807329 gene encoding ras-related protein RABD2a isoform X1: MTPEYDYLFKLLLIGDSGVGKSCLLLRFADDSYLDSYISTIGVDFKIRTVEQDGKTIKLQIWDTAGQERFRTITSSYYRGAHGIIIVYDVTDQESFNNVKQWLSEIDRYASENVNKLLVGNKCDLADNRAVPYETAKAFADEIGIPFMETSAKNATNVEEAFMAMSADIKNRMASTPASSNARPPTVQIRGQPVGQKSGCCSS
- the LOC140807329 gene encoding ras-related protein RABD2a isoform X2 translates to MTPEYDYLFKLLLIGDSGVGKSCLLLRFADDSYLDSYISTIGVDFKIRTVEQDGKTIKLQIIVYDVTDQESFNNVKQWLSEIDRYASENVNKLLVGNKCDLADNRAVPYETAKAFADEIGIPFMETSAKNATNVEEAFMAMSADIKNRMASTPASSNARPPTVQIRGQPVGQKSGCCSS
- the LOC140807768 gene encoding oleosin L, with the translated sequence MADRYPQDTQQPQTRQQQPRSHQVVKAATAVTAGGSLLILSGLTVAATVILLTIATPLLVIFSPVLVPAAGTIFLLCSGFLASGGFGVAAISVLSWIYGYVTGKHPPGADSLDQARWKLAGKAREMKDRAEQYGQQASA